TGGTCTCCAGGTCGAAACAGAAGAGGTCCTGTTTCTCGAGTTGCTTGACGAGTTTGTCCAGTTCAGCTGCCGAATTGACCAGGGCGTAGTTGGTTTTGAAATCGGCAAGGGTCTTGAGTTCGGCCTGGACGAGTTCTGGTTGCTCAGCGCTGGCGGTGGTGCTGTGGCCGCGCCCTGCTGTAAAGTCATTGCCGTAGAGGCGTTTGCCAAGGGCGTTGAACTCAAGCTCTGTGAAGAGGGATTTCACAGCTTCATCATCGCGCTGGTCGAGGACAAGATCTTTGAAAGTGGTGCTTACTGGGGCGTCTACCATGATGGTGACGAGTTTTTTCGAGAGCAGGGCCTGTTCCTTATTGTTCTCGACGTTTTCCTTCTGCTTGCCTTTGAGCTGGTCGGTGGATTCCAGCAGTTTTTCCACGGAGCCGAACTGCTTGATGAGCTTCTTGGCGGTTTTTTCACCGATGCCGGGGACTCCGGGGATGTTGTCCGATGCGTCTCCCCAGAGAGCCAGGATATCGATCACCTGAGAAGTGTCCTCGATTTCCCACTTGGAGAGAATGGCTGGGACATCCATGAGTTCCACCTCAGACCCCTTGCGGCCTGGCTTCCACATGGTAGTGGTGGGGGTGACGAGCTGGGCGAAATCCTTATCGGGGGTCACCATGAAAGTCTGGTACTCGCCTGTGGCATCAGCTTGGTGGGCTAGGGTGCCTATGATGTCATCTGCTTCGTAGCCGGGAAGCTCGATGACAGGGATGTGGAAGGCCTTAAGGAGGCGTTTGACTTCAGGGATGGCCTTTGCCAGATCCTCGGGCATGGCATCGCGCTGGGCCTTGTACTCCGGGAAAATCTCATGGCGGGGTGTGGGCTCTTTCGTATCGAAGGCGACACCTAGGTGGGTAGGGGAATGGTTGTCGAGAATATCCAGCAGAGTATTCATGAAACCGAACACGGCTGAGGTATTCATGCCCTTGCTGTTATAGATAGGATTGCGGATCAGGGCGAAATGCGCGCGGTAGACGAGAGCCATGCCGTCTAGCAGGAAAAGGCGTTTAGTGGTGTCGGCCATGGTGAGAAGATGGTGTAATACGAGAGAATTGGTCAATGGTTACCGTGAAAAATATCAATGATTATTGCGCAGAAAGAGCTGGTCAGCTGGGGATCGCTTGTTAAGGATTTTAAGCAATGAAGAGTAGTTCCATACTATTGCTGTTAGTTTTGGTGGGAGCCGGGTACGTACTTTATCCGATGGCTTTACCGATTATGGAGAATGCCGGTTTGGTGGCGAAGGCTGAAAAACCGAGCGAGGACGAGGAGGTTGTTAAGGAACTAGAGCCCGCTCCTGTAGTGGAAGTCGATTTGACGGGGGTGACCCCAGAGGACTTTCCTGATGAAGTTCAGTTGTTGGTTCCTGTAAAGCTACAGATCCCTGGGATGGAGGAGCCTATGGTGCTCAAGAAGGGAGCCATGGTTGAGCCGGTAAGGCTGCAGGGCGATAGTTTGATCTTTAAGCCGAAAATGGTCAGCGTGAATGCTAAAATCCCGATCGATGACACCAACTTCAAGGCGCTGATTAAGCCGATTCTGGAGGTGAAGCGACGTAATGAGGCTGAAGAGAAGGCGAGGCTTGCCGCTCAAGAGAATGAAGCGAATGAAGCTGTAGTGCCCGAGCCTATGCCGGAACCCAAGCCTGAGCCTCAGCCTGAGCCGAAAGCTGCGCAACTGAGTGAGGCTGCAGTCATTGATCTGATGAAGAGCAGTATCGCTGCTGGCGCAATCAAAGAGTTTACTGCCGACAAGGTGCTTGGCTGGAAGCTAGAGGGTGAGGAGGAGATCGACGGGCAGGAATATCAGGTAGGTCTGATAATCTACAATGCCGATACGATCTTTGGGGAGCAGAAGCATGAGGTGAAGGCCTTGATTTTGGACGGTAAGATTAAAAAGTGGATTTGGGCACAAACTGGCGTGGAAGTACGCTAGTTTTAGGGCATTTAGATCTCGATAAGAGCGGCGTTCCTGCAAGGGCGCCGCTTTTTGCTTAGACATGCTTATTAATTGCCAAATCAGGGCAATATTTTTGAAATGTTGTAATTGGTTTGTAATCTGTTGATATAGCGTGATTTGTGGTTCGGTTGAGAGTCGGTCGGGAGGCGTGCTCAATAAAAAATGCAGCCGAGGGTCAATTTTTTTTTGACAGTGGGGCCGCCTTTGCTAGTTTCCGCCCCGCCTTTCCTAGGTTCACTACCTCGGAAGCGCTGGCTTGGATCTTCTGAAAAGAAGTGGCAAGTGAGGGTTTCCAGAATCTATCAAAGGTTTCCATTCGGTGGATAAATGCTCTTGTAGCTCAGTGGTAGAGCGCGTCCTTGGTAAGGACGAGGTCGGCAGTTCAAATCTGCTCAAGAGCTCCATCTCCGATTTCCATCTTGCATCCAGCAAGACCCAATAAAAGCGCAACTAAATTAAAACAATGGCTAAAGAAGCATTCGAAAGAAACAAGCCACACGTTAACGTCGGTACAATCGGCCACGTTGACCACGGCAAGACTACTCTTACCGCAGCTATCACCAACACTCTCGCTGAGACCGGTGGTGCAGTAGCTAAGGCATACGACGAAATCGACGGTGCTCCAGAGGAGCGCGAGCGTGGTATCACAATCTCCACAGCTCACGTTGAGTACGAAACAGAGAAGCGTCACTACGCTCACGTTGACTGCCCAGGTCACGCTGACTACGTGAAGAACATGATTACTGGTGCTGCCCAGATGGACGGTGCTATCCTTGTTTGCTCCGCTGCTGATGGTCCTATGCCACAGACTCGTGAGCACATCCTTCTTGCTCGTCAGGTAGGTGTTCCAGCAATCGTAGTTTTCCTTAACAAGGTTGACCAGGTTGATGACGAAGAGCTTCTTGAGCTCGTTGAGATGGAAATCCGTGAACTCCTCTCCCAGTATGAGTTCCCTGGTGATGACATCCCAGTAGTTATGGGTTCTGCTCTCCTTGCTCTTCAGGGTGACGCAACTCACAAAGAAAACATTCTCAAGCTCATGGCAGCTGTTGACGAGTACGTCCCAGAGCCAGAGCGTCCAATCGATCAGCCGTTCCTCATGCCAGTTGAGGACGTCTTCTCTATCTCCGGTCGTGGTACTGTTCTTACAGGCCGTATCGAGCGTGGTATCATCAAGAAGATGGAAGAGGTTGAAATCGTTGGTATTCGTGACACACAGAAGACCACAATCACTGACATCGAGATGTTCCGTAAGCTTCTCGACGAAGGTCGTGCAGGTGAGAACGTAGGTCTCCTTGTTCGTGGTCTTAAGAAGGAAGACGTAGAGCGTGGCCAGGTTATTGTTAAGCCAGGTACCGTTACTCCTCACGCCAAGTTCAAGGCTGAGATCTACTGTCTCTCCAAGGAAGAAGGTGGTCGTCACACACCATTCTTCTCCAACTACCGTCCACAGTTCTACTTCCGTACCACAGACGTTACAGGTTCCATCAAGCTTCCAGACGGAGTTGAAATGGTTATGCCTGGTGACAACGTTGAAATGGAAGTTGAGCTCATCACCAAGATCGCTATGGAGAAGCGTATGCGCTTCGCGATCCGTGAAGGTGGTCGTACAGTAGGTGCTGGCCGTGTTGCCGACATCCTCGACTAATTAATTTTAACGCGCTGGGTTTCAGTGTATATCGCTGAAAGCTGGATTTATTGGGGGTGCTTCTGATGAATCAATGTCAGAAGTGCCCCTCAATCGCCTTAAAATTTTCAAATTTCGAAAGATAAAGGGGTATAGCTCAATTGGTAGAGTAGCGGTCTCCAAAACCGTTGGTTCAGAGTTCGAGTCTCTGTGCCCCTGCCACCTTTCACTTTTCTAAACAAAGCATGTTCGAGAAAATCACAACATTCATCGGCGAAGTTAAAAGTGAGCTTCGCAAAGCTACCTGGCCGTGGGATCCAGATCCAAAGGCGCGTGGTTTCAAGAAATACAAGGAGCTTGTAGATTCTACTGTGGTGGTTCTCATTGCAATTACGCTCCTAGCCGGGTTTGTTGCTGTGTCCGACGTGCTTCTCATGAATGCAATCCAGTTGATCTCAAAGTTCTTCGCGGGTTAAATTCCTCAGGGTGGCTGACGCTGTGCGACAGTTGACCCGTAATTTTCAAATATTTTCCAATACCGATGCCAACCATTCCTCCAGCAAAAAACCAGTGGTATGTAGTTCACGTCCTTTCCGGTCAGGAACAGCGTGTACGTGATCGCATTCTGCGCCAGGTTGAGGCCGAGGAGATGGGCAACAAGATCTTTGAGGTTCTTGTTCCTACCGAAATGGTTTCAGAGGTGCGCCGTGGTAAGAAGACAGAAACTAAGCGTAAGTTTTACCCGGGCTACATCATTGTAAACATGGATCTTCTGACTGAAGACAATCGTCTCGTCGAAGATACCTGGTACTTCATCAAGGAGATGGATGGTGTGATTGGGTTTGCTGGTACCAAGGACAGACCGATTCCAATGCGTCAGCGTGAAGTTGATGGCATGCTTGCTCAGATCCGTGAGCGCGAGGAAAATGTCCGCCCAGCTGTAGCTTTCGAAGTTGGTGACACTGTATTGGTTGCTGACGGTCCATTCCAGAGCCAGAATGGCGTGGTAGAGGAGATTGATGCTGAGCGCGGCAAGTTGCGCGTCTCTGTAACGATCTTCGGTCGCGCAACTCCGGTTGAACTCGAATTTTGGCAGGTCGAACAAGGCGAGTAAGTCCTGCATCTCCAGCAGAGCAGGGGGGGTCCCTGTCTGCCAAACACATCGCACAAATTAACAAACTAACCTATAGCAAACCATGGCTAAGGAAATCAAACAAGTTCTCAAGCTCCAGATCCAAGCTGGACAGGCAAACCCGTCTCCACCGGTTGGTCCTGCACTTGGTCAGGCTGGTGTGAACATCATGCAGTTCTGTAAGGACTTCAATGCCGCGACTCAGAAGCAGGCAGGCGATCTTCTTCCTACAGTAATCACCGTCTACAAAGATGCTTCTTTCACCTTCATCACCAAGCAGCCACCAGCGGCAGTTCTTCTTAAGAAGGTTGCTAAGATTGCTTCTGGTTCCGGTGAGCCAAACAAGAAGAAAGTGGCTACTATCACCAAAGATCAGATCATGGAAGTTGTGAACCAGAAGATGCCTGACCTTAACGCGAACGATCCTGAGGCAGCTGCCAAGATCATCGCTGGTACAGCACGTCAGATGGGTCTCAACGTCGAAGGGATGTAATTCCTTTGGGTTGATCGACCTTGAAGATTTTAACATTTTAGCACGGAATGTGCTTGACAAAGGGGGCTCCATAAGCGAGTCCCCTTTCCCGCCTCTGTATAAAAACGCAGAGGAAATATTAACGCAGGAGGGTGTAGAAGTGGCCCGTATGCACTGCAAAACTAACTAATACAATGGCTAAACGTAGTAAACGTTATCAGAAAGCCGCTGAGCTGGTGGATCGCACCAAGGCTTACGGCATCGAAGAGGCTGTCGGAACTATCAAGAAGTTTCCTGGCATCAAGTTTGACCCAACCGTCACACTTTCTTTCGCTCTTGGGGTAGACCCACGTAAGAGTGATCAGATGGTGCGTGGTTCTGTAGCTCTCCCGCACGGTACAGGTAAGGATGTTAAGGTAGTCGTATTCGCGACTGGTGATGCAGCTAAGGCTGCTGAAGCTGCTGGTGCTGACAAAGTAGGTCTTGCTGACCTCATCAAGGAAGTTCAGGGCGGATTCACCGATTTCGACGCAGCAATTGCTACTCCAGACGCAATGGCTGAAGTTCGTAAGATCGCTCGTGTACTCGGTCCACGCGGTCTCATGCCGAACCCTAAGACTGGCACTGTAACAGACGACACCGCCAAAGCTGTTCAAGCTGTTAAGGCAGGTCGTATCGACTACAAGGTAGACAAGAGCGGTAACGTATCCGCTGCTATCGGTAAAGCTTCCTTCGATGAGACAAAGATCATCGAAAACGCCAAGGCTCTTGTTGAGAGCGTGGTGAAAGCCAAGCCAGCTTCTGCTAAAGGAAACTACATCAAGAGTGCTACTATTGCAGCTTCCATGAGCCCAGGCGTTAAGCTTGATTCAACTGTATACGGCGCTAACGCATAATTTTAAAGAAAGGAACGACTCATGAATCCTGATAAAAAGATCATCATCGACGAACTTTTCGAGCGTGTAAACGCATCTCCTTTCGTCATCGTTGTCGACTATGCTGGTACCACAGTGCCTCAGTTTGCTACACTCCGCGACAAGCTCCGCGAAGGTGGTTCTGAGTGCCACGTTGCCAAAAATACCTACATGCGTGCAGCACTCAACAGTGCTGGACTTCCTGACATCAGCTCCGAGCTCGTCGGTCAAACAGCTTTCATCACTGGTGAGAGCGATGTTTGCGCCGCAGCCCGTTCTGTTAAGGAGTTCGCCAAGGATGCTGGCAAGGATGACGTATTCAAGTGCGGTATCCTCGACGGTGAAGTCCTCGACGTAACGAAACTGAAGACACTTGCAGACCTTCCGTCTCGCGAAGTTCTCCTCGCTCAACTCCTCGGAGTTATCAAGGAGCCAGCGACACAGATCGCTCGTGTACTCAACGAGAAAATCAAGAAAGACGGCGGAGAAGGT
The sequence above is drawn from the Rubritalea squalenifaciens DSM 18772 genome and encodes:
- the rplJ gene encoding 50S ribosomal protein L10 → MNPDKKIIIDELFERVNASPFVIVVDYAGTTVPQFATLRDKLREGGSECHVAKNTYMRAALNSAGLPDISSELVGQTAFITGESDVCAAARSVKEFAKDAGKDDVFKCGILDGEVLDVTKLKTLADLPSREVLLAQLLGVIKEPATQIARVLNEKIKKDGGEGVSAPAEEAAAE
- the rplA gene encoding 50S ribosomal protein L1 produces the protein MAKRSKRYQKAAELVDRTKAYGIEEAVGTIKKFPGIKFDPTVTLSFALGVDPRKSDQMVRGSVALPHGTGKDVKVVVFATGDAAKAAEAAGADKVGLADLIKEVQGGFTDFDAAIATPDAMAEVRKIARVLGPRGLMPNPKTGTVTDDTAKAVQAVKAGRIDYKVDKSGNVSAAIGKASFDETKIIENAKALVESVVKAKPASAKGNYIKSATIAASMSPGVKLDSTVYGANA
- a CDS encoding preprotein translocase subunit SecE — protein: MFEKITTFIGEVKSELRKATWPWDPDPKARGFKKYKELVDSTVVVLIAITLLAGFVAVSDVLLMNAIQLISKFFAG
- the nusG gene encoding transcription termination/antitermination protein NusG; the encoded protein is MPTIPPAKNQWYVVHVLSGQEQRVRDRILRQVEAEEMGNKIFEVLVPTEMVSEVRRGKKTETKRKFYPGYIIVNMDLLTEDNRLVEDTWYFIKEMDGVIGFAGTKDRPIPMRQREVDGMLAQIREREENVRPAVAFEVGDTVLVADGPFQSQNGVVEEIDAERGKLRVSVTIFGRATPVELEFWQVEQGE
- the rplK gene encoding 50S ribosomal protein L11; translated protein: MAKEIKQVLKLQIQAGQANPSPPVGPALGQAGVNIMQFCKDFNAATQKQAGDLLPTVITVYKDASFTFITKQPPAAVLLKKVAKIASGSGEPNKKKVATITKDQIMEVVNQKMPDLNANDPEAAAKIIAGTARQMGLNVEGM
- the tuf gene encoding elongation factor Tu, with the protein product MAKEAFERNKPHVNVGTIGHVDHGKTTLTAAITNTLAETGGAVAKAYDEIDGAPEERERGITISTAHVEYETEKRHYAHVDCPGHADYVKNMITGAAQMDGAILVCSAADGPMPQTREHILLARQVGVPAIVVFLNKVDQVDDEELLELVEMEIRELLSQYEFPGDDIPVVMGSALLALQGDATHKENILKLMAAVDEYVPEPERPIDQPFLMPVEDVFSISGRGTVLTGRIERGIIKKMEEVEIVGIRDTQKTTITDIEMFRKLLDEGRAGENVGLLVRGLKKEDVERGQVIVKPGTVTPHAKFKAEIYCLSKEEGGRHTPFFSNYRPQFYFRTTDVTGSIKLPDGVEMVMPGDNVEMEVELITKIAMEKRMRFAIREGGRTVGAGRVADILD